Genomic window (Comamonas endophytica):
GCGTGGCCGCGCGCACCAAGACGCGCGAGCAGGCGCTGAAGGTCGGCCGCGAGGTCGATGGCATGGCCGTCTCCGGCGTGGCCCATACCGGCAAGCGCGTGCCGCACCAGGAGCGCACGCGCGAAGTCATCGGCGTATGGTCGTCGCTGGTGCCGCGCGAGCAGGTCCAGGCGCAGATCGTCCATTTCACCAGCTGAGCGAAGGAGCACTCCATGTCCACCCAGAAAGTCCGGCTCGAGCAGGTTGCCCACACGCGTTCGGGCGACAAGGGCAATACTTCCAATATCGCTGTCTTCGCCTATGAACCCGAGCTGTATCCGCTGCTCAGGGAGCAGCTCACGGCCGAGCGCTTCAAAGCCTTCCACCGCGAGGCGATCACCGGCGAGGTGCTGCGCTACGAAGCCGGGAACATCCATGCGCTGAACTTCGTCGCCCACGGGGCGCTGGGCGGCGGCGTCTCGCGCAGCCTGGCGCTGGACAATTACGGCAAGGCGCTGTCGGCCGCGATCCTGGGCTTCGAGATCGAGGTACCCGAAGCCTTGCTGCCCCGCCTGCGCCAGCGCCAGCCGGCCTGAGGCAGCGCGACAAAACAAGAATCAAGGAGACAAGCACATGTTCACAACGAGCAAGAAAAGCCTGCTGCGCCCTGTTATCGCGCTGTGCCTCGCCGCTGGCTCCACGGCGGCGCTGGCGCAGGCCGCCTACCCGTCCAAGCCGGTGCGCCTGATCGTGCCCTACCCGGCCGGCGGCACGACGGACATCATCGCGCGCCTCACGGCGAATCAGCTGACCGAACGCCTCAAGCAGCCCTTCGTCGTGGAGAACCGCGCCGGCGCCAGCGGCGCCATTGGCGCGC
Coding sequences:
- a CDS encoding AtuA-related protein, with protein sequence MSTQKVRLEQVAHTRSGDKGNTSNIAVFAYEPELYPLLREQLTAERFKAFHREAITGEVLRYEAGNIHALNFVAHGALGGGVSRSLALDNYGKALSAAILGFEIEVPEALLPRLRQRQPA